One genomic window of Punica granatum isolate Tunisia-2019 chromosome 1, ASM765513v2, whole genome shotgun sequence includes the following:
- the LOC116192334 gene encoding plasmodesmata-located protein 2-like, with amino-acid sequence MGSSTRPNSLFLSFFFFLPLLLLLCLAPVSESATDFKALVYKGCAKQAFVDPTGVYSQALSALFGSLVSQSTKAKFFKATSGSGQTNITGLFQCRGDLSNSDCYSCVSGLPILSDKLCGKTIAARVQLYGCYLLYEVAGFVQVSGMEMLYKTCGGTNVAGSGFEERRDTAFSVLESGVVSGHGFYTTSYQSMYVLAQCEGDVGDSDCGDCVKTAVQRAQVECGSSISGQVYLHKCFISYNYYPNGAPMRSTSSPGSSSSSVSSSSPSGSGQNTGKTVAIILGGVAGVGFLIICLLFARNLLKKHDDF; translated from the exons ATGGGCTCATCCACCAGACCCAATTCTCTGTTCttatccttcttcttcttcttgcccctcctcctcctcctctgcctCGCCCCGGTTTCTGAGTCTGCGACGGACTTCAAGGCCCTCGTCTACAAGGGCTGTGCCAAGCAGGCATTCGTGGACCCCACCGGGGTCTACTCGCAGGCTCTGTCGGCCCTTTTCGGGTCTCTGGTCTCCCAGTCCACCAAGGCCAAGTTCTTCAAGGCCACCTCCGGCAGCGGCCAGACCAACATCACCGGGCTCTTCCAGTGCCGGGGGGACCTCTCCAACTCCGACTGCTACAGCTGCGTCAGTGGGCTCCCCATCCTCTCCGACAAGCTCTGCGGCAAGACCATCGCCGCCCGGGTCCAGCTCTATGGCTGTTACCTCCTCTACGAGGTTGCTGGGTTTGTTCAGGTCTCAG GGATGGAAATGTTGTACAAGACCTGCGGTGGGACTAATGTTGCTGGGAGTGGGTTCGAGGAAAGGAGGGATACCGCTTTCTCGGTGTTGGAGAGTGGAGTGGTGAGCGGCCACGGATTCTACACCACGAGCTACCAGTCGATGTACGTGTTGGCACAGTGCGAGGGGGATGTTGGGGACTCTGATTGTGGAGACTGCGTTAAGACCGCTGTTCAGAGGGCCCAGGTCGAGTGCGGGAGCTCCATCTCAGGGCAAGTTTATCTCCACAAATGCTTCATAAGCTACAACTACTACCCGAATGGGGCCCCGATGAGATCCACTTCTTCACCGggttcttcgtcttcttcagTATCCTCTTCTTCACCATCAG GTTCAGGGCAAAATACGGGAAAGACTGTGGCCATCATACTAGGAGGGGTTGCAGGAGTCGGCTTTCTAATCATTTGCTTGCTATTCGCAAGAAACTTGCTGAAGAAGCATGATG ATTTTTGA
- the LOC116188617 gene encoding putative pentatricopeptide repeat-containing protein At1g68930: MDSSYLNTLLEQSNVGDPRVIHARAIRTAAADRCLHHRLITLYSKLPGLLPYSGRLFFTQIPFPNVVSWTSLISAHSASPAALRHFVSMLRQPTLPNHRTLPSLLRTCAALLCTHFGLSLHSLSVKLGLSSEPFTGSALLNFYFKCRSPRDALGVFDEMLDRDEVCYSAAIVGLAQNSRPVDALSVFAEMRRGEIGSTIYSISGALRAASEMAAMDQCGIIHSHAVVTGFDQNVVVASALIDGYGKSGLVLEARRVFDENLPIMNMVGWNAMMSGYAQQGDIEPVMELLHKMEGGGFVPDGYTFLAILSACYNSASSAEDVERWIARMRADYGLEPGLEHYTCLISAMARAGRLEDAKRLALAMPFEPDAAVWRSILMACRHLGDADKAREMAKRLLELNPSDDSAYVIASNALSTAGEWDEVAEVRKAMKDRRVRKEVGQSWVETRGRVHVFMAGDRRHERRGEIYAKLEELMSAIEQLGYEPIMDEMVHHESVVEAEKRERLQHHSEKLAAAFGLLEGVTPPGKALRIVKNLRICRDCHEVFMYISRVVDREIIVRDANRYHRFSGGVCTCRDFW, translated from the coding sequence ATGGACTCCTCGTACCTAAATACATTATTGGAACAGTCCAACGTTGGTGACCCCCGCGTCATCCACGCCCGAGCCATCCGGACCGCCGCCGCGGACCGCTGCCTCCACCACCGCCTCATCACCCTTTACTCCAAACTCCCCGGCCTCCTGCCCTACTCTGGTCGCCTCTTCTTCACCCAGATCCCATTCCCGAACGTCGTCTCATGGACCTCCCTCATCTCCGCTCACTCCGCCTCCCCGGCCGCCCTCCGCCACTTCGTCTCCATGCTGCGCCAACCCACCCTCCCCAACCACCGGACCCTCCCCTCTCTCCTCAGGACCTGCGCCGCCCTCCTATGCACCCACTTCGGGCTCTCCCTCCACTCCCTGTCCGTCAAGCTCGGCCTCTCCTCCGAGCCCTTCACGGGGTCCGCCCTCCTCAACTTCTATTTCAAGTGCCGCTCTCCCCGGGACGCACTAGGGGTGTTCGACGAAATGCTGGATAGAGACGAGGTCTGCTACTCTGCTGCAATCGTTGGGCTGGCCCAGAATTCTCGGCCGGTCGATGCGCTCTCAGTGTTTGCCGAAATGAGGAGAGGCGAAATTGGGTCTACAATCTATAGCATTTCAGGGGCATTGAGGGCGGCATCGGAGATGGCAGCAATGGACCAGTGCGGGATTATTCACTCCCACGCAGTGGTCACGGGTTTCGATCAGAATGTAGTTGTTGCTAGCGCTCTCATCGATGGGTATGGGAAGTCAGGATTGGTTTTAGAAGCTAGGCGAGTTTTCGATGAGAACTTGCCCATTATGAATATGGTCGGGTGGAATGCAATGATGTCGGGTTATGCCCAGCAGGGTGATATCGAGCCGGTCATGGAGCTCTTGCACAAGATGGAAGGGGGAGGATTTGTTCCTGACGGGTATACCTTCCTGGCTATCCTCTCAGCATGCTACAATAGTGCCAGTTCGGCAGAGGATGTCGAACGGTGGATCGCTCGAATGAGGGCTGATTATGGACTGGAGCCTGGACTGGAGCACTACACTTGCCTGATAAGTGCAATGGCCCGGGCTGGTAGATTGGAGGATGCAAAGAGGCTTGCCCTGGCTATGCCATTTGAACCCGATGCTGCGGTGTGGCGGTCAATCCTAATGGCCTGCAGACATCTGGGTGACGCTGACAAGGCAAGGGAAATGGCAAAGAGACTGCTGGAACTAAACCCCAGCGATGACTCGGCCTACGTAATTGCGTCCAATGCGCTTTCGACTGCAGGAGAATGGGATGAGGTCGCTGAGGTGAGAAAAGCGATGAAGGACAGGAGAGTGAGGAAAGAGGTGGGCCAGAGCTGGGTCGAGACACGTGGGAGGGTCCATGTGTTTATGGCTGGTGACCGGCGGCACGAGAGGAGGGGTGAGATCTATGCAAAGCTAGAGGAACTGATGTCGGCTATTGAGCAGTTAGGTTACGAGCCTATAATGGACGAGATGGTGCATCACGAGTCGGTAGTTGAGGCAGAGAAGAGGGAGAGGCTTCAGCACCACAGCGAGAAGCTGGCAGCAGCATTCGGACTCCTGGAGGGTGTCACACCACCCGGTAAGGCACTGAGGATTGTGAAGAACTTGCGGATCTGTAGGGACTGCCATGAGGTGTTCATGTACATTAGCAGAGTGGTAGATAGAGAGATCATAGTGAGGGATGCGAACAGATACCATAGATTTTCCGGTGGTGTTTGTACTTGCCGTGATTTTTGGTGA